The Maniola jurtina chromosome 1, ilManJurt1.1, whole genome shotgun sequence genome has a window encoding:
- the LOC123867342 gene encoding chaetoglobosin A biosynthesis cluster protein C-like, whose amino-acid sequence MPRRYKRKEGVRPRIVSWTTEALQNAFDEMDKNIMGINKISRQFGIPSRTLRRRYAAKNKTKLTLGKHPIFGFENEKRLVKHILKLGEAGFPPDRRSIRMLAYQFAEKLKLKHKFDHESQRAGNEWCKSFIERNPELAIRQAEGLSVARAKGLSREEVNNFYELLAKVMIDNGLSDKPERIFNMDESGIQLNNKPGKVIAKKGAKVVNSVTSAEKGETMTIIACCNAIGNFLPPAVIIKGVNKKTEFEDGLPPGSKVYMNKKSAYRY is encoded by the exons ATGCCACGAAGATATAAAAGAAAGGAAGGAGTACGACCTCGAATAGTTTCTTGGACTACAGAGGCATTACAAAACGCTTTTGATGAAATGGACAAGAATATCATGGGGATAAACAAAATATCCCGACAATTCGGAATTCCGTCCAGAACATTACGGAGACGTTATGCtgctaaaaacaaaacaaaattaacattgg GAAAACATCCTATCTTCGGTTTTGAAAATGAGAAGAGGCTAGTAAAGCATATTTTGAAGCTTGGAGAAGCAGGATTTCCTCCAGACAGACGATCCATACGAATGCTAGCCTACCAATTTGCCGAAAAGCTGAAGTTAAAACATAAATTTGACCATGAAAGCCAAAGGGCTGGAAATGAATGGTGCAAAAGTTTTATTGAACGAAATCCAGAGCTGGCTATCAGACAAGCTGAGGGTTTATCTGTGGCTAGAGCTAAAGGTCTTAGTAGAGAAGAAGTGAATAATTTTTATGAACTTTTGGCCAAAGTCATGATAGATAATGGCCTTTCAGATAAACCGGAAAGAATATTTAATATGGACGAATCAGGTATTCAGTTGAACAATAAACCCGGAAAAGTTATCGCCAAGAAAGGCGCAAAGGTCGTTAATTCAGTCACATCTGCGGAGAAAGGTGAAACCATGACAATAATTGCCTGTTGCAATGCGATTGGTAATTTTCTTCCACCGGCAGTCATAATAAAAGGTGTGAATAAAAAGACAGAATTTGAAGATGGACTTCCACCGGGCTCAaaagtttatatgaataaaaagtcCGCATATAGGTATTAA